The nucleotide sequence CAGGTCCGGGTTCTTGGTGCCGCGGATGCGCGTGACGTCCAGGCCCGCTGGCTGGGTGCACCAGTCAGTGGCGCCGACCAGTACCTCCGGGGCGGTCGAGGCGATCGCCTCGGTCAGTGACGGCACCAGGCTCACCACGCGCCGGACCTGTCGGCCCTGGGATGGGTGGGACAACGGATGACCGAGGTCGTCACTGGGAGCGGGCACCGGTCCATAGTCCCGGACGCACCAGTGCTCACCCGAGTTTGAATATCCAACTCAGCCGGGTAGCGTCGTACCGAGCCGGCCGCACCGCCGGCCGTCTGAGCCGATTGCCCAGTGCCTCTCAGCCACCATTTCCTTTCAGCACACATTTCGAGGAGAGATCGATGACGTTCAACGGATCCGTAGCCCTGGTGACCGGAGCGAACCGCGGCCTCGGACGGGAATTCGTCCGGGCCCTGCAGCGTCGCGGCGTCAGCAGGATCTACGCCGGTGCCCGTAATCCCGACAGTGTCACCGTGGACAACATCGACGGGGTACGGGTGATCCCGCTGCGCATGGACGTCACCGATCCCGACACGGTCGCGCAGGCAGCCGCCGTCGCCACCGACGTGGACCTGCTGATCAACAACGCCGGCAGTTCGACCGGAAGCCTCGTCGTCACCGGTGATCTGAGCCAGGTACGCCTGGAGATGGATACCCACTACTACGGAACGCTGACGGTCATCCGAGCCTTCGCGCCGATCCTCGACGCCAACGGTGGCGGCGCGATCGTGAACGTGCTCTCGGCGCTGTCGTGGGCCGTGCTGCCCACCACGTCGGCCTACAGTGCGGCCAAGTCGGCCGAGTGGGCGTTGACCAACGCCGTCCGCCAGGAGCTTGCCGCCCAGGGAACCCAGGTTTCCGCGCTGCACGTCGGCTACATGGACACCGACATGACCGCCCGAATCGATGCGCCCAAATCGCACCCGGCCGTGATCGCCGAGTTCGCCCTGGACGCTGTCGAGGCCGGCGAGCTGGAAATCCTCGCCGACGAGACCTCCCGGACGATCAAGCAGGCGTTGTCGGCGCCCATCGAGGCGATCTACCCACAGTTCTCCGGAGCGCGGGCATAGTCCACACTCACAGCAGGTTTCACCGTAACCGGTGACTTGCTGAGGGGGACGCCATGAGTACGGTGCGGGAAAGTCATGACCAGGACCGTCCCGGCTCGGGACCGTTCGCAGCGGCCGTGCCCGCCGGGGTCGAGCTAAACGGGATCAACGTCATCGCCGAGTCCGAACGCAAGGGTCGTCCGCGCGAGCTGTTCTGGCCGTGGTTCGCTTCGAACATCTCGGTCCTCGGCGTCAGCTACGGCGCGTTCGTGCTCGGCTTCGGGGTGTCCTTCTGGCAGGCCGCTCTCGTCGGGGTGATCGGCATCGTCGCCTCGTTCGCGCTCTGCGGCGTCATCGCGCTTGCCGGACGCCGGGGTTCCGCGCCGACGATGGTGCTTTCCCGTGCCGCCTTCGGTGTCCGGGGCAACCGCCTGCCGTCGGTGTTGTCATGGGTACTCACGGTCGGTTGGGAGACGGTCCTGGTCGTGCTGGCCACCCTCGGGACGGCCACGGTATTCGGCCGGCTGGGCTGGAGCCACGGTACGGCGACCAAGATCGTCGCGCTGCTGGTCGTCGCAGCGATCACCGTTGCCGCCGGCGTGGCCGGTTTCGATGCGGTCATGAGAATCCAGGCCGTGATCACCGTCGTCACCGGTGTGCTGACGGTCGTGTACATGGTCCTGGTGGCCCATCACATCCACTGGCACACGGTTTCGTCGGTGCCCACGGGCTCGGCCCAGCACTTCATCGGAGCGCTCGTGTTCGTCATGACCGGATTCGGATTGGGCTGGGTCAACGCCGCGGCGGACTATTCGCGCTACCTGCCCCGGCGCTCCTCGGCCCGCGGCGTGTTCGGTTGGACCACGCTCGGTGCGGCGATCGGGCCGGTCGTGCTAATCCTCTTCGGCCTGTTGCTGGCCGGGTCGTCCACCGACCTGTCCACGGCGATCGGCTCCGACCCGATCGGCGCCCTGACCACGATCCTGCCGACCTGGTTCCTCGTGCCGTTCGCGGTCGTTGCCGTCCTCGGCCTGATCGGCGGTGCGGTCCTGGACATCTACTCATCCGGTCTCGCGCTGCTGACCGCAGGACTGCGGATTCCCCGCTATCTGGCGGCCGCCGTCGACGGCGTCATCATGGTCGCCGGAAGTATCTACGTGGTCTTCTTCACCGACAACTTCGTCTTTCAGTTCCAGGGCTTTCTGATCACGCTCGGCGTGCCGGTGGCGGCGTGGTGCGGCGTCATGCTGGCCGACGTCGCGCTGCGCCGCCGCGACTACGACGAGTCGGCTCTGTTCGACCCGCGCGGCCGTTACGGCGACATCCAATGGGTACCGATCATCGCCGTGGTGGCGGGCACGGCAATCGGGTGGGGGCTGGTGACCAACACCGCCGCCGGCTGGCTGAACTGGCAGGGCTATCTGCTTCGGTTCGGGCTCGGCGGCAAGCAGGGTGACTGGGCCTTCGCCGGCATCGGTGTCCTGGTGGCCCTGCTGATCGGCCTGATCGTCGGCGTCGCGGTGGCTGTGCGGCGCATCCCGAGCCAGGAGGCGTCGGCGGGATCAACCCGGTGAGCCGCGCCCTGCTGGTGATCGACATGCAGCAGGTATTCGCCGATCCGGCCAGCCCGTGGTCGACGCCCGGCTTTGCCGCGGTGCTGCCTCGTGTTCGCGAACTGACCGATGCCTTCGCCGGACGGACGGTCTACACCCGCTTCGTTGCTCCGGCCGAACCGTGGGGCTCCTGGGTGCCCTACTACCGGCAATGGTCCTTCGCGCTGCGGCCGCCGGACGCGCAGCTGTGGACGATCGTGCCGGAACTGGCCGTGGGGTCGGCACCGGTTCTGGACGCGCCCACCTTCGGTAAGTGGGGTCCGCAGCTCCAGCGCCTGCTCGGCGGAGCGGCGGACATCGTGGTAGCCGGGGTGTCCACCGACTGTTGCGTGCTCTCGACGGTGCTCGCTGCTGCCGACGCCGGAGCGCACCTGATGGTGGCTGCGGACGCGTGCGCGGGAATGAGCGAAAACGACCACCGGCGAGCGGTCGAGGCGATGGCCCTCTACGCTCCATTGGTAGAGATCGTCACGACTGCGGAGGTGCTTGGGGGTTGAGCAACGAACGCGCGCGGATGGCCCTGTGGGGTCTGGCCATCGGCGACGCGCTGGGAATGCCGACCCAGTCGATGGCGCGCGAGGACATCAACGGCCGCTTCGGGCCGATCGCCGGGTTCCTCGCCTCCCCGTCCGATCAGCCGATCGCCCCGGGCCGGGTGGCGGGCTCGGTGACCGACGACACCGAACAGGCCGTGCTGCTGGGCTATTCGCTCATCGAAGGGCGCGGGCGGATCGACCAGGCCGCCTTCGCCTCAGCACTGATCTCGTGGGAACAGGGCATGATCGCCCGCGGCTCGCTCGACCTGCTGGGTCCATCGACCCGCCGGGCGATCGCGGAGCTACGGGCCGGTACCCCCGCCGGTGAGGCGGGTGCGGCCGGCACGACCAACGGCGCGGCCATGAGAATCACCCCGGTCGGCCTGGCCGCCTCCGCCGATGACCTCAAGGCGCTCGTCGATGTCGTGGTGCAGACCAGCGAGTTGACGCACAACACCTCGCCGGCGTTGGCCGCCGCGTCCGCCGTGGCCGCCGCGGTCAGCGTCGGGGTGGCCGGCGGGGCTGTCGACGAGGCCATCGAGGTGGCCATCGAAGCGGCTGATCTGGGAAGCCGGCGCGGTCGGTGGGTCGCAGGCGGCTCGGTCTCCGAGCGGATCCTGTGGGCGGTGTCGACCTGTGCGGGCCGCGGTGGTGACGCCCTCGATGAGCTCTACACCATGCTCGGCACCGGATTGGCAGCCAACGAGTCGGTGCCTGCCGCGTTCGGGATCCTCGCGATGTGCCCGGACGACCCGTGGCGGGCCTGCCGGCTCGCAGCCGGAATCGGTGGAGACACCGACACCATCGCGGCGATTGTCGGTGCGATCGGCGGGGCGTGTCTGGGCGCATCGGCGTTTCCGGCCTCGGCTCGCGAAACCGTGGCCGCGGTGAACACCTTGGAGCTGGATTCGCTGGCCGACGGGCTTTACGCCCTGCGGCTGGTCATCGGCTGACGGTGCCTCCATCACGCATCGCGCCGAACGGCCGGTTGGTGTACCTGGGCAACGCGGTCGTCGATCTGGTGCTCGCGGTACCTCGGCTGCCTGATCCGGGGGAGGACGTACGCGCTCGGGCAGCGAGCTGGGTACCCGGCGGCGGCGTGAGCACGATGGTCGCGGCGGCACGCCGGGGGATGGGCGTCTGCTACGCCGGCCGGACCGGGACCGGACCACTGGCCGAGCTGATCCGGAGCCGTCTGCGTCGCGAGGGGATCGTGCTCTGGGGCGAGCCGGTTGCCGGACAGGACAACGGCGTGGTCATCTGCCTGGTCGAACCGGACGGGCAACGAGCATTCGTGACCACGACCGGGGCGGAGGCTCTTCTGGAAGCCGAGCATCTGCAGGGTCTGGCGGTCGGTCCCACCGACCTGGTCGCGTTGACCGGCTACGGACTCGCTCACCCGGTCAACGGGTTGGCACTCGCGGGCTGGCTGGCGACGATCCCGGACGAGACGGTTGTGTTGCTGGACCCTGGTCCGTGGGTCGGCGACGCTGGTGCCGGCGTCCTCGACCGGGTCCTGCCACGCGTCGACTGGTACAGCTGCAATGCGCGCGAAGCGCGGCTGGCGACCGGGTGCGCTGATCTCGCCGTGGCGGCCGAGCGCCTGTCCGCGGGGACGGGCCGAGTCGGCATCCTGGTGCGCGATGGGGAGCGGGGGTGCTGGCTTCGACTGCCGGGCACGCCTGCTGAGTTGGTCGCCGGGGATTGGGTCCCGCCGGACGGAGTGAAGGACACGACTGGTGCCGGCGACGTACACGCCGGTGTGTTCCTGGCCGAACTTGCTGCGGGCAGGGGCGCGAAGCAGGCCGTCGCGGCCGCGAACGCCGTGGCCGCCGAATCGATCCGTCATCCGGGCCCCGGGTTACCGTTCTCCGGCCTGGAGTGAAGCTTGGAGTGGGGCAGCTGCCCGGGCCGCGGAGACTGGGCCGTGCCTGCTACGCACCGCCCATTCGCTCACAGCGAACGATAACGGCGCGTTGCTGGGAACATCCGCCCCTCGCCTGTACTTGAGTGAACAAGACTCAAGTGTGAGGAGATGGCCGATGGCCGACATACAGCGTTTGCCCGTCCTGTCAGTGACGGACCTGGTGGTACTGCCGGGAATGGTGGTCCCGATCGAGCTCGACGAGGCCGCTCAGGCGGCGGTGGACGCCGCGCGTACGAGCAGCGAGGACACTCTGCTGCTGGCGCCGCGGCTGGAAGACCGCTACGCCGCCTACGGCGTGATCGCCACGATTCAGCAGGTCGGCCGGTTGGCCGGTGGCGCCCCCGCTGCGGTGCTGCGAGCGGGCCAGCGAGCCAGGATCGGAGTCGGCGTGACGGGTCCCGGCGCGGCCCTGTGGGTCGAGGCGGAGCCGGTCGAGGCTCACGCCGCGACCGAGCACGAGAAGGAGCTGGCGGCCGAGTACAAGTCGCTCGTCATCGCCAGCCTGCAGAAGCGCGACGCCTGGCAGGTCATCGACACCGTGCAGCGGGTGACCGACCCGGGGACCCTGGCCGACATGGCCGGCTACGCCAGCTACCTGACCGCTGAGCAGAAACGCCAGTTGCTCGAGACCCCGGAGATCGAGGCTCGGCTCACGGCCCTCATCAGCTGGACGAAGGACCACCTGGCCGAACTCGAGGTGTCGGAGAAGATCAGCGACGACGTCCGCGAGGGCATGGAGAAGAACCAACGCGAATTCCTCCTGCGCCAGCAACTGGCGGCCATCCGCAAGGAGCTGGGCGAGGACGAGCCCGACGGCGCCCAGGACTACCGCGGCCGGGTTGAAGCGGCGGAACTACCCGCCAACGTTCGCGAGGCGGCCCTGCGCGAGGTCGGACGGCTGGAGCGAGCCAGCGACC is from Jatrophihabitans telluris and encodes:
- a CDS encoding cysteine hydrolase family protein; translation: MSRALLVIDMQQVFADPASPWSTPGFAAVLPRVRELTDAFAGRTVYTRFVAPAEPWGSWVPYYRQWSFALRPPDAQLWTIVPELAVGSAPVLDAPTFGKWGPQLQRLLGGAADIVVAGVSTDCCVLSTVLAAADAGAHLMVAADACAGMSENDHRRAVEAMALYAPLVEIVTTAEVLGG
- a CDS encoding purine-cytosine permease family protein, producing MSTVRESHDQDRPGSGPFAAAVPAGVELNGINVIAESERKGRPRELFWPWFASNISVLGVSYGAFVLGFGVSFWQAALVGVIGIVASFALCGVIALAGRRGSAPTMVLSRAAFGVRGNRLPSVLSWVLTVGWETVLVVLATLGTATVFGRLGWSHGTATKIVALLVVAAITVAAGVAGFDAVMRIQAVITVVTGVLTVVYMVLVAHHIHWHTVSSVPTGSAQHFIGALVFVMTGFGLGWVNAAADYSRYLPRRSSARGVFGWTTLGAAIGPVVLILFGLLLAGSSTDLSTAIGSDPIGALTTILPTWFLVPFAVVAVLGLIGGAVLDIYSSGLALLTAGLRIPRYLAAAVDGVIMVAGSIYVVFFTDNFVFQFQGFLITLGVPVAAWCGVMLADVALRRRDYDESALFDPRGRYGDIQWVPIIAVVAGTAIGWGLVTNTAAGWLNWQGYLLRFGLGGKQGDWAFAGIGVLVALLIGLIVGVAVAVRRIPSQEASAGSTR
- a CDS encoding SDR family oxidoreductase encodes the protein MTFNGSVALVTGANRGLGREFVRALQRRGVSRIYAGARNPDSVTVDNIDGVRVIPLRMDVTDPDTVAQAAAVATDVDLLINNAGSSTGSLVVTGDLSQVRLEMDTHYYGTLTVIRAFAPILDANGGGAIVNVLSALSWAVLPTTSAYSAAKSAEWALTNAVRQELAAQGTQVSALHVGYMDTDMTARIDAPKSHPAVIAEFALDAVEAGELEILADETSRTIKQALSAPIEAIYPQFSGARA
- a CDS encoding ADP-ribosylglycohydrolase family protein, which codes for MSNERARMALWGLAIGDALGMPTQSMAREDINGRFGPIAGFLASPSDQPIAPGRVAGSVTDDTEQAVLLGYSLIEGRGRIDQAAFASALISWEQGMIARGSLDLLGPSTRRAIAELRAGTPAGEAGAAGTTNGAAMRITPVGLAASADDLKALVDVVVQTSELTHNTSPALAAASAVAAAVSVGVAGGAVDEAIEVAIEAADLGSRRGRWVAGGSVSERILWAVSTCAGRGGDALDELYTMLGTGLAANESVPAAFGILAMCPDDPWRACRLAAGIGGDTDTIAAIVGAIGGACLGASAFPASARETVAAVNTLELDSLADGLYALRLVIG
- a CDS encoding PfkB family carbohydrate kinase; this translates as MPPSRIAPNGRLVYLGNAVVDLVLAVPRLPDPGEDVRARAASWVPGGGVSTMVAAARRGMGVCYAGRTGTGPLAELIRSRLRREGIVLWGEPVAGQDNGVVICLVEPDGQRAFVTTTGAEALLEAEHLQGLAVGPTDLVALTGYGLAHPVNGLALAGWLATIPDETVVLLDPGPWVGDAGAGVLDRVLPRVDWYSCNAREARLATGCADLAVAAERLSAGTGRVGILVRDGERGCWLRLPGTPAELVAGDWVPPDGVKDTTGAGDVHAGVFLAELAAGRGAKQAVAAANAVAAESIRHPGPGLPFSGLE